A region of Cardinium endosymbiont of Sogatella furcifera DNA encodes the following proteins:
- the serS gene encoding serine--tRNA ligase — protein MIELHRIRTDTKTVIDGLHKRGVPDAAARIEAICKLDREKRSTQFQLDSLAATLSRLNKEIGDALRLQGEPTLLESKKSEVTRLKESGKALTQKFKEDTSALLAQLYTLPNLPHASVPMGSQAEDNLIMYTTPPSTRSGYLAHWDLVKTHDLVDFELGNKITGAGFPVYKGKGAKLQRALINFFLDQASKAGYIEVQPPILVNETSAYATGQLPDKEGQMYQIPSEKLYLIPTAEVSITNIYRDTILAETALPIKHVGYTPCFRREAGSWGADVRGLNRLHQFDKVELVQICHPDHSYANLEEMLTYVQGLVEQLALPYRIVKLCHGDLGFCAAMTYDIEVHSIAQNKWLEVSSISNFETFQSNRLSLRYKDKNKKSCLLHTLNGSGLALPRILAALLEWNQTPEGIHIPKVLQPYTGFTIIH, from the coding sequence ATGATTGAGCTACACCGTATAAGAACAGATACAAAAACAGTAATAGATGGCCTACATAAAAGGGGGGTCCCGGATGCAGCAGCACGCATAGAGGCCATATGCAAGTTGGATAGAGAAAAACGGTCCACACAATTTCAACTAGACAGCCTAGCTGCCACACTAAGTAGGTTAAACAAAGAAATAGGAGACGCCTTACGCCTACAAGGAGAACCGACCTTATTAGAGTCCAAAAAAAGCGAGGTAACCCGCTTAAAAGAAAGTGGCAAAGCGTTAACGCAAAAGTTCAAGGAAGATACTTCAGCTCTGTTGGCCCAACTCTATACACTACCTAACCTGCCTCATGCAAGCGTACCCATGGGCAGCCAAGCCGAGGACAACCTCATCATGTATACAACACCACCAAGTACCAGAAGCGGATATTTGGCCCACTGGGATTTAGTAAAAACCCACGATCTAGTTGACTTTGAACTGGGCAATAAAATTACGGGTGCTGGTTTCCCAGTATACAAGGGCAAAGGCGCGAAGCTGCAACGGGCTTTAATCAACTTTTTTTTAGATCAAGCATCCAAAGCAGGCTATATAGAAGTTCAACCCCCTATCTTAGTCAATGAAACATCTGCCTATGCAACGGGTCAATTACCTGACAAAGAAGGCCAAATGTATCAGATTCCATCAGAGAAACTATATCTGATTCCTACCGCAGAGGTCTCGATCACCAATATCTATCGTGATACCATACTAGCAGAAACGGCACTCCCCATTAAACATGTAGGCTATACGCCTTGTTTTAGGCGCGAAGCAGGCTCTTGGGGAGCGGATGTACGTGGCTTGAATAGGCTCCATCAATTTGACAAGGTAGAATTGGTACAGATTTGTCATCCTGACCACTCTTATGCCAATCTAGAAGAGATGTTAACCTATGTGCAAGGGTTGGTAGAACAATTAGCGCTACCCTATCGTATTGTAAAACTTTGTCATGGAGATCTAGGCTTTTGTGCTGCTATGACCTACGATATAGAAGTACATTCCATAGCCCAAAACAAGTGGTTAGAAGTAAGCTCAATTAGTAATTTTGAAACCTTTCAATCCAATAGGTTATCACTAAGGTATAAAGATAAAAATAAAAAAAGTTGTCTTTTACATACTTTAAATGGTAGTGGATTAGCCCTTCCACGCATTCTGGCTGCACTATTAGAGTGGAACCAAACCCCAGAGGGGATTCATATTCCAAAGGTCTTACAACCTTATACAGGGTTTACGATCATTCATTAG
- the rho gene encoding transcription termination factor Rho, translating to MYNIGELNQKLISELREIAERFKVKSYKTLSKEELIYKILDQQAVLPEVPQKRHNETLVAPIQPKAVASSVLPKKAYLKSRAVEAQVEPSLQSKNSEVTESEKSTVAERSAVSTVKESKEVPPAFEKNKKEAVSLNNVDTTIEGEGVLEIMQDGYGFLRSSDYHYLASPDDVYVSPSQIKLFNLKTGDTIRGKIRPPKEGEKYFALLKVIYMNGVTTEEGRNRIPFEHLTPLFPHDKLHISNGASQYSTRIMDLFSPIGKGQRGMIVAQPKTGKTVLLKEIANAIASNHPEVYLIVLLIGERPEEVTDMARHVKAEVIASTFDEQAERHVKVSNIVLEKAKRMVECDRDVVILLDSITRLARAHNTVSPSSGKILSGGIDANALHKPQRFFGAARNVEHGGSLTILATALIDTGSKMDEVIFEEFKGTGNMELQLDRKLANKRIYPAIDVPASGTRHEELLIGKEELARIWILRNIMADMSSTEAMDFLLKKMRGTRNNEEFLVSMSN from the coding sequence ATGTACAATATCGGAGAACTCAATCAAAAACTTATTTCTGAGTTACGCGAAATAGCAGAAAGATTTAAAGTTAAAAGCTATAAAACGCTTTCAAAAGAGGAGCTAATTTATAAAATATTGGATCAGCAAGCGGTACTTCCGGAGGTTCCTCAGAAAAGACACAATGAGACGTTGGTTGCACCTATACAGCCGAAGGCAGTAGCGTCATCTGTATTACCTAAGAAGGCTTATCTAAAGTCTAGAGCGGTGGAAGCGCAGGTTGAACCTAGTTTGCAAAGTAAAAACAGTGAGGTCACAGAGTCAGAAAAATCAACTGTAGCTGAACGTTCTGCTGTTTCAACGGTCAAAGAATCAAAGGAAGTACCTCCTGCATTTGAAAAGAATAAAAAAGAGGCAGTGAGCCTGAATAACGTGGACACCACTATTGAAGGAGAGGGTGTGCTGGAGATTATGCAAGATGGTTATGGATTTTTACGTTCATCTGACTATCATTATTTAGCTAGCCCAGACGATGTCTATGTATCTCCTTCTCAAATCAAGTTATTTAACCTAAAAACAGGTGATACCATTCGGGGTAAAATACGTCCACCTAAAGAAGGGGAAAAATATTTTGCGCTTTTAAAGGTCATTTATATGAATGGTGTAACCACAGAAGAAGGACGCAATCGCATTCCTTTTGAACATCTTACACCCCTTTTTCCACATGATAAGTTGCATATTTCCAATGGGGCCAGTCAATATTCGACGCGTATTATGGATTTATTTTCTCCTATTGGTAAAGGGCAACGCGGTATGATTGTCGCACAGCCTAAAACAGGTAAAACGGTTCTATTAAAGGAGATTGCTAATGCCATTGCATCCAATCATCCAGAAGTCTATTTGATTGTTCTTTTGATTGGGGAGCGTCCAGAGGAGGTGACGGATATGGCTAGGCATGTAAAAGCAGAGGTGATTGCCTCAACCTTTGATGAACAGGCTGAGCGACATGTAAAGGTTTCTAATATTGTTTTAGAAAAGGCTAAGCGCATGGTAGAATGTGATCGTGATGTGGTGATTCTGTTGGATTCTATCACTCGATTGGCGCGGGCGCACAATACCGTTAGCCCTTCTTCTGGGAAGATACTTTCTGGTGGTATTGATGCCAATGCATTGCATAAGCCGCAACGATTTTTTGGTGCAGCGCGTAATGTAGAGCATGGGGGCTCATTGACCATTTTGGCTACCGCACTTATTGATACGGGCTCTAAGATGGATGAGGTAATTTTTGAAGAATTCAAGGGTACGGGTAATATGGAGTTGCAGTTGGATCGTAAACTGGCCAACAAACGTATCTATCCAGCTATTGATGTACCTGCTTCTGGTACAAGGCATGAAGAATTATTGATTGGCAAAGAGGAGCTGGCGCGGATCTGGATATTGCGTAACATCATGGCCGATATGAGTTCTACAGAGGCTATGGACTTTCTACTCAAAAAAATGCGGGGTACACGTAATAATGAGGAGTTTTTGGTCTCTATGAGTAATTAG
- a CDS encoding phosphatase PAP2 family protein encodes MSFEPAKRAGYDDKYKKSMKQLTAIRMVWYENELFFYLLTLLLLIGFLPFFLLDKVSFLIWLKQWHHPVVDCMAPYWTWLGDGVMYIVLLWMVALWRVSCRRLLVMGGSFVSMSIVVQLLKRVFYTHMVRPIALLPGDKTLHLVDGVPLSRELSFPSGHSATIFLLITVIQLLSIDKNKIYSVFLLGLALTVAYSRIYLCQHFYMDVYAGAWIGTIAAVVVYIAVMQVNGPKWLDRSIYGWLCTHGKGIKK; translated from the coding sequence ATGTCATTTGAGCCCGCGAAGCGGGCGGGTTACGACGATAAATACAAAAAAAGTATGAAGCAGCTAACGGCTATTAGGATGGTTTGGTATGAAAATGAGCTGTTTTTTTACCTACTTACACTCCTATTGCTCATCGGGTTTTTGCCTTTTTTCCTATTGGATAAAGTTTCTTTTTTGATATGGCTCAAGCAGTGGCACCATCCTGTGGTAGATTGTATGGCGCCTTATTGGACCTGGTTAGGGGATGGGGTCATGTATATAGTTCTTCTATGGATGGTGGCCTTATGGCGTGTAAGTTGTAGGAGGCTACTCGTCATGGGAGGTAGCTTTGTCTCTATGTCTATTGTGGTACAATTGTTGAAGCGTGTTTTTTATACACATATGGTAAGGCCCATAGCCTTGCTTCCTGGAGATAAAACCTTGCATCTAGTAGATGGCGTTCCCTTGTCAAGGGAGTTAAGTTTCCCTTCAGGTCACTCCGCTACCATCTTTCTGTTGATAACTGTTATACAGCTATTATCTATAGATAAAAACAAAATATATAGTGTGTTCTTGTTAGGGCTAGCCCTAACGGTTGCCTATTCAAGGATTTATCTTTGTCAGCATTTTTATATGGATGTCTATGCAGGTGCCTGGATTGGTACGATTGCAGCTGTGGTGGTATATATAGCTGTTATGCAGGTCAATGGGCCTAAGTGGTTGGATCGTTCTATCTATGGTTGGTTATGCACGCATGGAAAAGGGATTAAAAAATAG
- a CDS encoding ArnT family glycosyltransferase translates to MEKGLKNSWVVCSLIGFGVIFAWGISAVHLFDLDELYFAEITREMIRTGCYGQVTFNFEPLYEKPPLFFWLQAASMHLWGVNEIGARFPNWICGLLTLATVYYIGRHYKGRWFGFVWMCLYATAFLPHFYFKSAIIDPFFNYFLLLAIYCLSRAATLSKRGWYSCAGLSIGCALLAKGPMALMIPLATLSLSYTWFKESVVQLKLLVLTIWVATVVLSCWLIPEIWAHGWTFIKEFWAYHLLLYHKPVATHAQPWYYHYLVLFFGCFPSSLFAICFLKANRWLQNHYFAANMQALLAVVLLIFTLVGTKIVHYSSMAYFPITFFAADFFYQQARKYSYPGYWFVAIGLAIGGTLVFMPWMMRHKHLWVTLIKNQAIKDALTLSVLWNYWDSLPGLVYIIGIGIAYYFLLQLRLVPFMGTFMGTNMCALALFLIRVAPKIEAYTQKEMVDFCKACKGKSLYLRTVGFKSAAPLFYADQSKTLQQPDIVWLLEGAIDKPCLFILYKSDKALLAAYPSIKHIKDAGCFSFYKRLPKSFVPIQPIVD, encoded by the coding sequence ATGGAAAAGGGATTAAAAAATAGTTGGGTTGTTTGTTCTCTAATTGGCTTTGGCGTTATTTTTGCATGGGGCATAAGCGCGGTGCATCTATTTGATTTAGATGAGCTCTATTTTGCTGAGATTACTAGAGAAATGATCCGTACGGGCTGTTATGGCCAAGTGACCTTTAATTTTGAACCACTCTACGAAAAACCGCCGCTTTTCTTTTGGCTACAAGCGGCTAGTATGCATCTTTGGGGGGTGAATGAAATCGGTGCACGTTTTCCTAATTGGATTTGCGGACTGTTGACACTTGCAACGGTATATTACATTGGTAGACATTACAAGGGGAGGTGGTTTGGTTTTGTATGGATGTGTTTGTATGCAACTGCTTTTTTGCCTCATTTTTACTTTAAATCAGCTATTATAGATCCTTTTTTTAACTATTTTTTGCTGCTGGCTATCTATTGTTTATCACGCGCAGCTACCTTATCTAAAAGAGGGTGGTATAGTTGTGCAGGGTTATCGATAGGCTGTGCGCTGTTGGCCAAAGGCCCTATGGCTTTGATGATACCGTTGGCTACTTTATCATTATCGTATACCTGGTTTAAGGAAAGCGTTGTGCAGTTGAAGTTACTGGTTTTAACTATATGGGTTGCGACAGTAGTCCTATCCTGTTGGTTGATTCCAGAAATTTGGGCGCATGGATGGACTTTTATTAAAGAATTCTGGGCCTATCATTTATTGCTCTACCATAAACCTGTTGCTACCCATGCGCAACCTTGGTACTATCACTATCTAGTACTTTTCTTTGGCTGCTTTCCCAGTTCCCTATTTGCTATCTGCTTTTTGAAAGCAAATAGATGGTTGCAAAACCATTACTTTGCAGCGAATATGCAAGCTTTACTAGCAGTGGTTTTACTTATTTTTACACTAGTAGGTACTAAGATTGTGCATTATAGTTCTATGGCCTATTTCCCTATAACTTTTTTTGCTGCTGATTTTTTCTATCAGCAGGCTAGAAAATATAGCTATCCAGGCTATTGGTTTGTAGCCATTGGTTTAGCCATAGGGGGTACTTTGGTGTTTATGCCTTGGATGATGCGTCATAAACATTTATGGGTTACGCTTATTAAAAATCAAGCGATCAAGGATGCATTGACGCTATCTGTTCTATGGAACTACTGGGATAGTTTGCCGGGTTTGGTCTATATTATAGGCATAGGCATAGCCTACTATTTCCTTTTGCAGCTTCGTTTGGTTCCTTTTATGGGCACCTTTATGGGCACCAATATGTGCGCGTTGGCATTATTTTTGATCCGTGTTGCGCCTAAGATAGAAGCTTATACGCAAAAAGAAATGGTTGATTTTTGTAAAGCATGTAAAGGTAAATCGTTATACCTGCGTACCGTTGGTTTTAAATCAGCTGCACCTTTGTTCTATGCGGACCAATCAAAAACCTTGCAACAACCGGATATAGTTTGGCTATTAGAAGGGGCTATTGATAAACCTTGTTTGTTTATTCTATATAAAAGCGATAAAGCACTTTTAGCAGCCTATCCGTCGATCAAGCATATAAAAGATGCCGGCTGTTTCTCTTTTTATAAACGGTTGCCTAAAAGCTTCGTACCCATTCAACCTATAGTGGACTGA
- a CDS encoding NAD(P)/FAD-dependent oxidoreductase: MRIAIVGGGLAGLATCYHLLSIDRNLKIQLFEKQGIGSGASGAAAGLLHPYTGSLAQLNWRSQPGIAATIQLLDAAAESIGKATYKPSGIVRCAINREDQQYFSKIVKTQHDVSLWDPQYTYNQTEIYRPALFIPGGLSVYTNLYLKGIWNLCAHYGAELVLQTFTLNDRAYFDKVILACGSNLADLYPALNLVLKRGEVLICEKRLTYGLIGNGYLSLTDRSNICYMGTTSRTDLTDLTLDGATKLIRSKVDSWFKSDIQVLGYKSGIRVYRSLSSSYPVIDQLDSKTWCFTGLGSRGLMYHAYLGSILAKAILRQSAKLIPQACKITR, from the coding sequence ATGCGTATAGCCATTGTAGGAGGAGGACTTGCAGGGCTTGCTACTTGTTATCATCTTTTATCTATAGACCGTAATTTAAAAATACAATTGTTTGAAAAACAAGGTATAGGATCAGGCGCTTCAGGAGCTGCTGCAGGGTTATTGCATCCATATACAGGTTCTCTTGCACAACTTAACTGGCGTTCCCAGCCAGGTATAGCAGCCACCATACAATTATTAGATGCAGCAGCAGAGTCCATAGGGAAAGCAACCTATAAACCAAGTGGTATTGTTCGTTGCGCTATTAACAGAGAAGATCAACAATATTTTTCTAAAATAGTCAAAACACAACATGATGTGTCCTTATGGGACCCACAGTATACCTATAATCAGACAGAAATATACAGGCCAGCTCTATTTATTCCAGGAGGATTGAGTGTGTATACAAATCTTTATTTAAAAGGAATTTGGAATTTATGTGCGCATTATGGTGCTGAGTTAGTATTACAAACTTTTACGCTCAATGATCGTGCTTATTTTGATAAGGTAATTCTAGCTTGTGGTTCTAATCTTGCTGACTTATATCCTGCATTAAACTTAGTACTCAAGAGAGGCGAGGTACTAATATGTGAAAAACGATTGACTTATGGACTTATTGGTAACGGCTATTTAAGCCTAACGGATCGAAGTAACATATGTTATATGGGTACAACGTCGAGAACAGACTTAACAGATCTTACCCTAGATGGGGCTACAAAACTTATTCGATCTAAAGTAGACTCATGGTTTAAAAGTGATATTCAAGTGCTAGGCTACAAGTCTGGAATTAGAGTCTATCGTTCCTTATCATCCTCTTATCCAGTTATTGATCAATTGGATAGCAAAACTTGGTGTTTTACAGGATTAGGATCTCGTGGTTTAATGTACCACGCTTACCTTGGCTCAATTTTGGCAAAAGCCATCCTAAGACAATCTGCTAAACTTATTCCACAAGCATGCAAAATAACTAGATAA
- a CDS encoding sodium:solute symporter family protein, producing the protein MGNKTFSTTTLVATVLATTYGGGTLVRAVEQVYSSGLYWVILMILAGLNLWIISLMAIRMGPFMGHLSLPETMGTIYGPYARIITGISSVCSAIAVIAIQISVISVTISTIFPYHSYIITVLATLILIFYSTLGGIRSVTFTDVLQFITFTIIIPLVAWFMFLNTEKSIFEIIYFLKDQEKFQFNKLFQCNTKLISLIFLSLSYLIGYTKEPTIMQRIYMSSGPTQAYNVFKISTIFHYLIKVFIILISLFVFVKEPNLPVNKVWNYIPTHVPPVFNGFIAISLLAMTMSTADSHINNSAIIASYDILEKIIPRKLHPINHLKLVKWSSLIIGLLAMVLTFFCNSLLTLLKYSLNFSIPITVAPFVLAVFGFRGTSRTALIGMATGVLTILAWNKWVEPYIGIDGSFISMLANGLAMMAAHYFLKQPKGAGWVGPDDTLKQIQQESFRKKAEREERIKNSWMNKKKHFS; encoded by the coding sequence ATAGGAAATAAAACTTTTTCTACAACTACTTTAGTAGCTACGGTATTAGCTACAACTTATGGAGGTGGAACTTTAGTACGTGCTGTAGAACAGGTATATAGTAGTGGATTATACTGGGTCATTCTTATGATTTTAGCAGGACTTAATCTTTGGATCATTAGTCTAATGGCCATACGAATGGGCCCATTTATGGGACATTTATCCCTTCCAGAAACAATGGGTACCATATATGGACCATATGCCCGTATTATTACAGGAATATCTTCTGTTTGTAGTGCTATAGCGGTTATTGCTATTCAAATCAGTGTTATATCAGTAACCATCAGTACTATCTTTCCATATCACTCATATATTATTACGGTATTAGCTACTTTAATACTTATTTTCTATTCCACACTAGGTGGTATTCGTTCAGTTACATTCACTGATGTATTACAGTTTATAACATTTACTATTATTATACCACTAGTGGCTTGGTTTATGTTTCTCAACACTGAAAAATCTATCTTTGAAATTATATACTTTCTCAAAGATCAAGAAAAGTTTCAGTTTAATAAGTTATTTCAGTGTAATACTAAGTTAATAAGTTTAATTTTTCTTTCACTTAGTTATTTAATAGGGTATACGAAAGAGCCTACCATTATGCAGAGGATCTATATGTCTTCAGGTCCTACTCAGGCTTACAATGTTTTTAAGATATCTACTATTTTCCATTACCTTATAAAAGTATTTATCATCTTAATAAGCCTATTTGTATTTGTAAAAGAACCAAATCTGCCAGTAAATAAAGTTTGGAATTATATACCAACTCATGTACCTCCTGTTTTTAACGGCTTTATTGCTATCAGCCTATTAGCCATGACAATGTCTACGGCTGATTCACATATAAATAATTCTGCAATCATAGCTAGTTACGATATTTTAGAGAAAATTATACCAAGGAAACTACATCCTATTAATCATCTTAAACTAGTTAAATGGAGTAGCCTAATAATAGGTTTACTAGCTATGGTGTTAACTTTTTTTTGTAATAGCCTATTAACTCTCCTAAAGTACAGCTTAAATTTTTCTATACCTATAACTGTTGCTCCATTTGTATTAGCTGTTTTTGGTTTTCGCGGCACCTCCCGTACCGCTTTGATCGGTATGGCTACAGGTGTATTAACTATTTTAGCCTGGAACAAATGGGTTGAGCCTTACATAGGAATAGATGGTTCTTTCATTTCTATGTTGGCCAATGGTTTAGCTATGATGGCCGCTCACTATTTTCTAAAACAGCCAAAAGGTGCAGGTTGGGTGGGTCCAGATGATACGCTTAAACAAATTCAACAAGAAAGTTTCCGTAAGAAGGCAGAACGAGAAGAAAGGATTAAAAATTCTTGGATGAATAAAAAAAAACACTTTAGCTAA